A stretch of the Streptomyces ortus genome encodes the following:
- a CDS encoding histidine phosphatase family protein: MPTLILVRHGRSTANTAGLLAGWTPGVALDERGNAQAAALPGRLAELPLAEIVSSPLQRCQETIQPLLDARPALTAHSDERIGECHYGDWSGRKLAELSGEPLMEVVQAHPSAAAFPGGESMRAMQTRAAEAVREWNARVERDHGGDAVYLMCSHGDVIKSLVADALGLHLDLFQRISVEPCSITAIRYTRLRPFLLRLGDTGDLASLAPREEPSGGDAAVGGGAGAP, translated from the coding sequence ATGCCCACCTTGATCCTCGTCCGGCACGGACGCTCCACCGCCAACACCGCGGGACTCCTCGCCGGATGGACCCCCGGCGTCGCCCTCGACGAGCGCGGCAACGCGCAGGCGGCGGCGCTGCCCGGACGCCTCGCGGAACTGCCGCTCGCCGAAATAGTCAGCAGCCCCCTCCAGCGCTGCCAGGAAACGATCCAGCCGCTCCTCGACGCCCGTCCCGCCCTGACGGCCCACTCCGACGAGCGCATCGGGGAGTGCCACTACGGGGACTGGTCGGGCCGCAAACTCGCCGAGCTGTCCGGCGAGCCGCTGATGGAGGTCGTGCAGGCACACCCTTCCGCCGCCGCGTTCCCGGGCGGTGAGTCCATGCGCGCGATGCAGACCCGGGCCGCCGAGGCGGTACGCGAGTGGAACGCGCGCGTGGAGCGCGATCACGGCGGCGACGCCGTCTACCTCATGTGCTCCCACGGCGACGTCATCAAGTCGCTCGTGGCCGACGCACTCGGACTTCATCTGGACCTCTTCCAGCGGATCTCTGTAGAACCGTGTTCCATCACCGCGATCCGTTACACCCGACTGCGGCCGTTTCTCCTGCGGCTCGGGGACACCGGGGATCTCGCCTCCCTGGCCCCGCGCGAGGAGCCGTCCGGGGGCGACGCCGCGGTCGGGGGCGGTGCGGGCGCACCGTGA